Proteins from a single region of Streptomyces vinaceus:
- a CDS encoding SDR family oxidoreductase yields the protein MGNFLAGKVVAVTGAGRGIGRAVALAAAAEGARVVVNDYGVGIEGGEPTSEIADGVVKEIQAAGGEAVAVADDISTMAGGQRIVDTALAQFGRIDGVVCVAGILRERMLFNMSEEEWDPVVATHLKGTFTVFRAASAVMRRQGSGTLIGFTSGNHQGSVAQANYSAAKGGIISLVRSAALGLAKYGVTANAVAPVARTRMSAGVPMELKEIGEPEDVAALVTYLLSEKAVAVGGEKITGQVYTIAGPKIAVWAQPRELRAGYAEGSWTPEKIADFLPGTVGTDPMPMLAQLEAMAKAAAAKDRPNA from the coding sequence GTGGGGAACTTCTTGGCCGGCAAGGTCGTGGCCGTCACCGGCGCGGGCCGGGGCATCGGGCGGGCCGTGGCACTCGCGGCGGCCGCCGAGGGAGCCAGGGTCGTCGTCAACGACTACGGGGTCGGCATCGAGGGCGGGGAGCCGACGAGCGAGATAGCCGACGGCGTGGTGAAGGAGATCCAGGCCGCCGGCGGCGAGGCCGTCGCCGTCGCCGACGACATCTCGACCATGGCGGGCGGCCAGCGCATCGTCGACACCGCGCTCGCGCAGTTCGGCAGGATCGACGGCGTCGTGTGCGTCGCCGGCATCCTGCGCGAGCGGATGCTGTTCAACATGTCCGAGGAGGAATGGGACCCGGTCGTCGCCACCCACCTCAAGGGCACCTTCACCGTCTTCCGCGCCGCCTCCGCCGTCATGCGCCGCCAGGGATCCGGCACCCTCATCGGCTTCACCAGCGGCAACCACCAGGGTTCCGTCGCCCAGGCCAACTACAGCGCCGCCAAGGGCGGGATCATCTCCCTCGTCCGCTCCGCCGCGCTCGGACTGGCCAAGTACGGGGTCACCGCCAACGCCGTCGCACCCGTGGCCCGCACCCGGATGTCTGCGGGCGTCCCCATGGAGCTCAAGGAGATCGGCGAGCCCGAGGACGTGGCGGCGCTCGTCACCTACCTGCTCTCCGAGAAGGCCGTCGCCGTCGGCGGCGAGAAGATCACCGGGCAGGTCTACACGATCGCCGGCCCGAAGATCGCCGTCTGGGCGCAGCCGCGCGAGCTGCGGGCCGGTTACGCCGAGGGCTCCTGGACCCCCGAGAAGATCGCCGACTTCCTGCCCGGGACGGTGGGCACCGACCCGATGCCGATGCTCGCGCAGCTGGAGGCCATGGCCAAGGCGGCGGCCGCCAAGGACCGCCCCAACGCGTAG
- a CDS encoding acyl-CoA dehydrogenase family protein: MDFSFGAEDEELRARARSWLTGHLVGPYADALGLGGPGSEHEGVGARRAWERELGRGGWIGQGWALPSGAYGQQRLSLTGQVVWAEEYAALRAPGRVGHIGENLLAPTLIAYGSQEQRDRFLPGIARGEELWCQGYSEPGAGSDLAGIRTAAVRDPADGRFRVTGQKIWTSLARDADWCFVLARTEPGSRRHRGLSFLLVRMDQPGRVEVRPIRQMSGTSEFNEVFFDGAVAAEAVGGEGNGWTVAMGLLALERGVSTLVQQIGFAAELERVVGAYLSRGAAGDPVLRERLVRQWAELRTMRWNALRTLGSAEDPGAPSVAKLLWGGWHRRLGELAVAVRGAGASAGPADWAPGTPYELGLDEEQRLFLFTRADTIYGGSDEIQRNIIAERVLGLPKESR, translated from the coding sequence ATGGACTTCAGCTTCGGGGCCGAGGACGAGGAGCTGCGCGCCCGCGCCCGCTCCTGGCTCACCGGGCACCTGGTGGGCCCGTACGCGGACGCCCTCGGCCTCGGCGGGCCCGGCAGCGAGCACGAGGGGGTCGGGGCCCGGCGCGCGTGGGAGCGCGAGCTGGGCCGGGGCGGCTGGATCGGCCAGGGCTGGGCGCTGCCGTCCGGGGCGTACGGCCAGCAGCGGCTCTCGCTGACCGGCCAGGTCGTCTGGGCCGAGGAGTACGCGGCGCTGCGCGCCCCCGGCCGGGTCGGCCACATCGGGGAGAACCTCCTCGCGCCGACCCTGATCGCGTACGGCTCCCAGGAGCAGCGGGACCGCTTCCTGCCGGGCATCGCACGCGGCGAGGAGCTGTGGTGCCAGGGGTACAGCGAGCCGGGCGCCGGCTCGGACCTGGCAGGGATCCGTACGGCGGCCGTACGGGACCCCGCCGACGGGCGGTTCCGCGTCACCGGGCAGAAGATCTGGACCTCGCTGGCCCGGGACGCCGACTGGTGCTTCGTCCTGGCCCGGACCGAGCCCGGCTCGCGGCGCCACCGCGGGCTGTCCTTCCTGCTCGTACGGATGGACCAGCCGGGGCGGGTCGAGGTCCGCCCGATCCGCCAGATGTCGGGGACGAGCGAGTTCAACGAGGTCTTCTTCGACGGGGCGGTGGCGGCCGAGGCGGTCGGGGGCGAGGGCAACGGCTGGACGGTGGCCATGGGGCTGCTCGCCCTGGAGCGCGGGGTCTCGACCCTCGTCCAGCAGATCGGGTTCGCGGCGGAGCTGGAGCGGGTGGTGGGGGCGTACCTCTCCCGGGGCGCGGCCGGGGACCCCGTGCTGCGCGAACGCCTCGTACGGCAGTGGGCCGAGCTGCGCACGATGCGCTGGAACGCCCTGCGGACCCTCGGGTCCGCCGAAGACCCGGGCGCGCCGAGCGTGGCCAAGCTGCTGTGGGGCGGCTGGCACCGGCGGCTCGGCGAGCTGGCGGTGGCGGTCCGCGGGGCCGGGGCCTCGGCCGGGCCGGCGGACTGGGCGCCGGGGACCCCGTACGAACTCGGACTCGACGAGGAGCAGCGCCTGTTCCTGTTCACCCGCGCCGACACGATCTACGGCGGCTCGGACGAGATCCAGCGGAACATCATCGCCGAGCGCGTGCTCGGCCTGCCTAAGGAGTCCAGGTGA
- a CDS encoding Zn-dependent alcohol dehydrogenase, with protein sequence MRGVVFDGKQARVVEDLEIRDPGPGEVLVAIAAAGLCHSDLSVIDGTIPFPPPVVLGHEGAGVVEAVGSGVTHVAPGDHVSLSTLANCGACADCDRGRPTMCRKAIGMPGQPFSRGGKPLFQFASNSAFAERTIVKAVQAVKIPDDIPLTSAALIGCGVLTGVGAVLNRARVDHGESVVVIGTGGIGLNVIQGARIAGAGAIVAVDANPAKEAVARRFGATHFVDASAVADSSAAVREILPTGADHAFECVGNVKLIRQAVDLLDRHGQAVLLGVPGFKEEASFLVSSMYLDKTIMGCRYGSSRPQRDIALYAELYRQGRLLLDELVTETYPVEDFAKAVEDAQHGRVARGVLTF encoded by the coding sequence GTGAGAGGCGTCGTCTTCGACGGAAAGCAGGCCCGGGTGGTGGAGGATCTGGAGATCCGCGATCCGGGACCGGGGGAGGTGCTGGTCGCGATCGCGGCGGCCGGGCTGTGCCACAGCGACCTGTCGGTGATCGACGGGACGATACCGTTCCCGCCGCCGGTGGTCCTCGGGCACGAGGGTGCGGGCGTGGTGGAGGCGGTCGGGTCGGGCGTGACGCACGTGGCTCCGGGTGACCACGTCTCCCTGTCGACCCTCGCGAACTGCGGGGCCTGCGCGGACTGCGACCGGGGCCGGCCGACGATGTGCCGCAAGGCGATCGGGATGCCGGGGCAGCCGTTCTCGCGGGGCGGGAAGCCGCTGTTCCAGTTCGCCTCCAACTCGGCCTTCGCGGAGCGGACGATCGTCAAGGCCGTCCAGGCCGTGAAGATCCCGGACGACATCCCGCTGACCTCGGCGGCGCTCATCGGCTGCGGTGTCCTGACGGGCGTGGGGGCCGTACTGAACCGGGCCCGCGTCGACCACGGCGAGTCGGTCGTCGTCATCGGTACCGGGGGCATCGGGCTCAACGTGATCCAGGGCGCGCGGATCGCCGGTGCCGGGGCGATCGTGGCGGTGGACGCCAACCCGGCCAAGGAGGCGGTGGCCCGGCGGTTCGGGGCCACGCACTTCGTCGACGCGTCGGCCGTCGCCGACTCCTCGGCGGCGGTGCGCGAGATCCTCCCGACGGGCGCGGACCACGCCTTCGAGTGCGTGGGCAACGTCAAGCTGATCCGCCAGGCCGTCGACCTCCTGGACCGCCACGGTCAGGCGGTCCTGCTCGGGGTGCCGGGCTTCAAGGAGGAGGCCTCGTTCCTGGTCTCGTCCATGTACCTGGACAAGACCATCATGGGCTGCCGGTACGGCTCCTCCCGCCCGCAGCGGGACATCGCCCTGTACGCGGAGCTCTACCGGCAGGGCCGGCTGCTGCTCGACGAGCTGGTCACGGAGACCTACCCGGTCGAGGACTTCGCGAAGGCCGTGGAGGACGCACAGCACGGGCGGGTGGCGCGGGGCGTGCTCACGTTCTGA
- a CDS encoding flavin reductase family protein, with product MAATVVRYLRSVGSPTSAPSEQDPEAGRVDALPRPDLRAVGDDERAPVSPAEFRAVLGNFASGVTVITAPAAEGEAGPAGFACQSFASLSLDPPLVTFMVARTSTTWPRIARAGVFCVNILGAEQGELCRAFAVSGADKFAGITHTPAPVTGSPQLDAVPAWIDCRIHAVHTGGDHLIVVGRVEAMGAAGEDGPLLFHKGRFGRLAAE from the coding sequence ATGGCGGCCACCGTCGTCCGATACCTCAGGTCAGTCGGCTCCCCCACCTCCGCCCCGTCGGAGCAGGACCCGGAAGCCGGCCGCGTCGACGCGCTGCCGCGCCCCGATCTGCGGGCCGTCGGCGACGACGAGCGCGCACCCGTCAGCCCCGCCGAGTTCCGGGCCGTGCTCGGGAACTTCGCCAGCGGGGTCACCGTCATCACCGCCCCGGCCGCCGAGGGCGAGGCCGGCCCGGCCGGGTTCGCCTGCCAGTCCTTCGCCTCGCTGTCGCTCGACCCGCCGCTGGTCACGTTCATGGTCGCCCGTACGTCGACCACCTGGCCCCGGATCGCCCGCGCCGGGGTGTTCTGCGTCAACATCCTGGGCGCCGAGCAGGGCGAGCTGTGCCGGGCCTTCGCCGTCAGCGGCGCCGACAAGTTCGCGGGGATCACCCACACCCCGGCCCCCGTGACCGGATCACCGCAGCTCGACGCCGTGCCCGCCTGGATCGACTGCCGCATCCACGCCGTGCACACCGGCGGGGACCACCTGATCGTCGTCGGCCGGGTCGAGGCCATGGGCGCCGCCGGCGAGGACGGCCCGCTCCTCTTCCACAAGGGCCGCTTCGGCCGGCTCGCCGCCGAGTAG
- a CDS encoding VOC family protein, whose translation MLGTDFRHGSPVWLDLGSPDTTGAVRFYGSVFGWTFTDLGPDAGGYGFFQVDGKTVAALGPLTEEGAVSAWMLHFQADDIQATVSDVRAGGGQIRMEPTDVMGEGWLAQATDPQGAEFAIWQPGKTAGLGKASDENSLVWAELHVPDPAAAITFYNGVFGWRSQEMETPGMTYRVLSLKDGDQQQTSFGGVAPMGDGAGGGVEKPRWVPYFNVADVDATVSAADGNGGSVLMPAADVPDVGRIAWVADPSGAVFALLKPNPMA comes from the coding sequence ATGCTCGGCACCGACTTCCGTCACGGATCGCCCGTCTGGCTCGACCTCGGCAGCCCCGACACCACCGGCGCCGTGAGGTTCTACGGCTCCGTCTTCGGCTGGACCTTCACCGACCTGGGTCCCGACGCCGGCGGGTACGGGTTCTTCCAGGTGGACGGGAAGACCGTCGCCGCCCTCGGGCCGCTCACCGAGGAGGGCGCGGTCTCGGCCTGGATGCTCCACTTCCAGGCCGACGACATCCAGGCCACCGTCTCGGACGTGCGGGCGGGCGGCGGGCAGATCCGGATGGAGCCGACGGACGTCATGGGCGAGGGCTGGCTCGCGCAGGCCACCGACCCGCAGGGCGCCGAGTTCGCGATCTGGCAGCCCGGGAAGACCGCCGGGCTCGGGAAGGCCTCCGACGAGAACTCCCTGGTGTGGGCCGAGTTGCACGTACCCGACCCGGCCGCGGCCATCACCTTCTACAACGGCGTCTTCGGCTGGCGCAGCCAGGAGATGGAGACGCCGGGGATGACGTACCGCGTGCTGAGCCTGAAGGACGGCGACCAGCAGCAGACCTCGTTCGGAGGGGTCGCGCCGATGGGCGACGGGGCCGGCGGGGGCGTCGAGAAGCCGCGCTGGGTCCCGTACTTCAACGTCGCGGACGTGGACGCGACGGTCTCGGCGGCGGACGGGAACGGCGGATCGGTGCTCATGCCGGCCGCGGACGTACCGGACGTCGGCCGGATCGCGTGGGTGGCGGACCCGTCCGGAGCCGTGTTCGCCCTGCTGAAGCCGAACCCGATGGCGTGA